The Novosphingobium sp. THN1 genome includes a window with the following:
- a CDS encoding alkaline phosphatase — MAVDPLQGGAMPAGDVVVGFRVWEDAERRKLLREGTVIAPEADAHSVHLKLEGLRPGREYWYAFTLGDFESPLGRTRTTSPDAENVRLALASCQSWQSGFYAAYTDIAAWAPDCVIHVGDYIYEGGIGTIGSRTVAKTGETLSFRTVRLHNSAEIVTLWDYRNRYALYKSDRALQAAHAAAPWIVAMDDHEVDNNWAGDVPQDPRAQTALEFSVRKLAAFKAWYEHMPVERPPLIDDISASLAMNDVFRFGSAQVHLLDTRQYRSDQVCGEGFPGQAPCKQYGNANRTLLGAVQEQWLKRELRASSARYNVLASQIWLSPWRFDAGGDAPEVNMDAWDGYPAARERLTETLADGIANPVIMSGDWHCAAAMTLHQRPFDPSSRPVAHEFAGTSISSDCGWMREMEDSKTSNPHAHYLNARKRGYCRFEVGTKQWVTTYRVVADPYVADSPLSNDVEMRLADL, encoded by the coding sequence TTGGCAGTTGATCCGCTGCAAGGTGGCGCAATGCCTGCAGGCGACGTGGTGGTTGGCTTCCGCGTTTGGGAAGATGCCGAGCGGCGCAAGCTTCTCCGGGAAGGCACCGTCATAGCGCCCGAAGCCGATGCCCATTCAGTACACCTGAAGCTCGAAGGCCTCCGTCCGGGCCGGGAATACTGGTACGCCTTCACGCTGGGCGATTTCGAGAGTCCGCTTGGCAGGACACGAACCACGTCACCCGATGCCGAGAATGTCCGCCTCGCCCTAGCCAGTTGCCAATCCTGGCAAAGCGGCTTCTACGCGGCTTATACCGATATTGCCGCATGGGCGCCCGATTGCGTGATTCACGTTGGCGATTACATCTACGAAGGTGGCATCGGCACAATCGGCTCCCGCACGGTTGCAAAGACGGGCGAAACGCTCAGCTTTCGCACCGTTCGCCTGCACAATAGCGCCGAGATCGTCACCCTTTGGGACTATCGCAACCGCTACGCCCTGTACAAGTCCGACCGTGCGCTGCAAGCAGCCCATGCCGCCGCTCCATGGATTGTCGCGATGGACGACCACGAGGTCGACAACAACTGGGCGGGAGACGTGCCGCAAGACCCGCGGGCTCAGACAGCGCTTGAATTCAGCGTCAGGAAGCTAGCCGCGTTCAAGGCATGGTATGAGCATATGCCGGTGGAGCGGCCACCGCTGATCGACGACATTTCCGCTTCGCTTGCCATGAACGACGTGTTCCGCTTTGGCTCCGCCCAGGTCCACCTGCTTGACACCCGGCAGTACCGGAGTGACCAGGTTTGCGGAGAAGGGTTTCCAGGTCAAGCGCCCTGCAAGCAATATGGGAATGCCAACCGCACCTTGCTTGGCGCTGTGCAGGAACAGTGGTTGAAGCGAGAATTACGCGCCTCTAGCGCGCGCTACAACGTGCTGGCTTCCCAGATTTGGCTGTCGCCTTGGCGTTTCGATGCAGGCGGTGATGCGCCAGAAGTGAACATGGACGCGTGGGATGGCTACCCTGCTGCTCGAGAGCGCCTTACCGAAACGCTGGCCGATGGCATTGCCAACCCGGTAATCATGAGCGGCGACTGGCACTGTGCCGCAGCGATGACACTTCATCAAAGGCCGTTCGATCCATCATCGCGGCCTGTTGCGCATGAATTTGCGGGAACGTCGATCAGTTCCGATTGCGGCTGGATGCGTGAGATGGAAGACAGTAAGACATCAAATCCGCACGCCCACTACCTCAATGCGCGCAAGCGCGGTTATTGCCGGTTCGAGGTCGGCACCAAGCAGTGGGTCACGACGTATCGCGTAGTGGCCGACCCATATGTTGCTGATTCTCCTCTAAGTAATGACGTCGAGATGCGATTAGCAGATCTCTAA
- a CDS encoding TonB-dependent siderophore receptor: MPLLAVSCPAFAQTASVNAGPAADDAPANEIIVTGRAQRLYRSEQTTVGKVAEDPMNIPQALQVINTDLFADQGARDATDIYRNISGVSFFSYAGVTFRGFRQDQSFYDGQRGNPFIGFSVPQLFNVERVEVLKGPAGLFFGPGSPGGIINYVSKIPSDQTGLRAVVTGGTYERVGLSTEATGPVDSAGVMTYRLGGFYEAMDPYRRNTRNKSRIGDAGLAITTHQGGKLTLQATIYDSDFQANRLRGVLADNDGNFLTDIRWNANEKTDFLNLRSQAYQARYVSAIGDRVTLDAGARYFKATEKQQYHEPRGLDPANPDLVRREFRDQIRPVHGLSFMTNLTARVDVLGMEHKLQTGADWYDEKSVLHSRILRSGVTSLSLGNPIYGNGTGDAARAALLPFNTTDTRTRRQGAYLQDQISISDALLLVAGVRQDKFDDGVTTSTGGTLSGRSFYSDSDVTLRGGAIFKPRPDVSLYASWSQSFEPQAAADQSSDAGGPFAPVTGNQLEGGVKTQLFGGRLQANAAVYRIVRRNILQVDPAQNQVNGVDQLAPIGEVTSKGFEIDLTTDITPDWVLLLNYGYNDTRITGTAEGQAITNAVGDRFANAPKHKVGFWTRYQVAAIDTAFAFGGEHVSRRISLSGQTVKPYTVFDASITKGLGFAELLLRVDNILDKIYAASGFSAQSGHFPGEPRTFLAELRFRF; encoded by the coding sequence ATGCCGCTCCTTGCGGTCTCCTGCCCTGCCTTTGCCCAGACCGCGTCGGTCAATGCTGGGCCCGCCGCGGACGATGCACCGGCTAATGAGATCATCGTCACCGGGCGGGCGCAGCGGCTCTATCGGAGTGAGCAAACCACGGTTGGCAAGGTCGCCGAGGACCCGATGAACATCCCGCAGGCGCTCCAGGTAATCAACACCGACCTCTTCGCAGATCAGGGCGCACGCGATGCAACCGACATCTATCGCAACATTTCAGGGGTCAGCTTCTTCAGCTATGCAGGCGTCACATTCCGCGGATTCCGACAGGATCAGTCGTTCTACGACGGGCAGCGCGGTAATCCGTTCATCGGTTTCTCCGTCCCACAGCTTTTCAATGTCGAGCGCGTCGAAGTCCTCAAGGGACCTGCGGGCCTGTTTTTCGGACCAGGATCGCCGGGCGGCATCATCAACTATGTCTCGAAGATACCCTCCGACCAGACGGGCCTGCGCGCGGTTGTCACTGGCGGCACTTACGAGCGCGTGGGTCTGTCGACGGAAGCGACCGGCCCGGTCGACAGCGCCGGCGTGATGACATATCGGCTTGGCGGCTTCTATGAAGCTATGGATCCCTATCGTCGCAACACCCGGAACAAGTCGCGGATTGGCGACGCGGGGCTCGCCATAACGACCCACCAGGGCGGGAAGCTGACCCTCCAGGCGACAATTTACGACAGCGATTTCCAAGCCAACCGCCTGCGCGGAGTGCTGGCCGACAATGACGGCAATTTCCTGACCGACATCCGCTGGAACGCCAACGAGAAGACCGATTTCCTCAACTTGCGTTCACAAGCCTACCAGGCACGCTATGTCTCGGCAATCGGAGACAGGGTCACGCTAGATGCGGGCGCGCGTTACTTCAAGGCGACCGAGAAACAGCAATATCATGAGCCGCGCGGGCTTGATCCGGCCAATCCCGATCTTGTCCGCCGGGAATTCCGCGACCAGATCCGACCGGTCCATGGCCTGTCATTCATGACCAACCTGACGGCACGGGTCGATGTGCTGGGCATGGAGCACAAGCTGCAGACCGGCGCAGACTGGTATGATGAGAAGAGCGTGCTGCATTCGCGCATCTTGCGCAGCGGGGTGACCTCGCTCAGTCTTGGCAATCCCATCTATGGCAACGGGACTGGCGATGCAGCGCGCGCAGCGCTGCTGCCCTTCAACACCACCGACACCCGGACAAGGCGCCAGGGCGCCTATCTGCAGGATCAGATCAGCATATCGGACGCGCTGCTGCTGGTAGCAGGTGTGCGCCAGGACAAGTTCGACGATGGCGTAACGACGAGCACCGGCGGCACCTTATCCGGTCGCTCCTTCTATTCCGACAGCGACGTGACGCTGCGGGGCGGCGCGATCTTCAAGCCGCGCCCGGACGTGTCGCTTTACGCCAGTTGGTCGCAAAGCTTTGAGCCTCAGGCTGCTGCGGACCAGAGCAGCGATGCCGGCGGCCCGTTCGCGCCGGTCACTGGAAACCAGTTGGAAGGCGGCGTTAAGACCCAGTTGTTCGGCGGGCGCCTTCAAGCAAATGCCGCTGTCTATCGCATCGTGCGCAGAAACATTCTTCAGGTCGATCCTGCGCAGAATCAAGTGAACGGCGTGGACCAGCTTGCGCCTATCGGCGAAGTGACGAGCAAGGGTTTCGAGATCGATCTGACGACGGACATCACGCCGGATTGGGTGCTCCTGCTGAATTACGGCTACAACGATACAAGGATCACCGGGACCGCTGAGGGACAGGCGATCACCAATGCCGTCGGGGATCGCTTTGCCAACGCTCCGAAGCACAAGGTCGGTTTCTGGACACGCTACCAGGTGGCGGCGATCGACACGGCCTTCGCCTTCGGTGGCGAGCACGTCTCAAGACGCATCAGCCTTTCGGGGCAGACAGTGAAGCCATACACCGTCTTCGATGCTTCTATCACCAAGGGTCTTGGCTTTGCGGAATTATTGCTGCGGGTGGATAACATTCTTGACAAGATCTATGCGGCTTCGGGCTTTTCTGCGCAAAGCGGGCACTTCCCGGGTGAACCGCGCACGTTCCTTGCAGAGCTGCGCTTCAGGTTCTGA
- a CDS encoding alkaline phosphatase family protein has protein sequence MLEDAGVDWRIYQDPNDNWTGAMHGGLAFKGFRNCKAGDPLYEKGMRHHSLERLAQDVKDGTLPAVSWVLPSKPWSEHPSSSSPIEGAEFTARVLDALTANPDVWGSTVFFQTFDENDGLFDHLPPAAPPSYNADGTVAGKATLRLDGHYFDDHEDRHTSRDDVISGRTRPFGLGPRVPMYVVSPWSKGGWVNSEVFDHTSVGQFLEKRFDLKIPGISPWHRAVCGDLTSCFDFANIADARFPELPDVSGSIAIIARHQQQPRILPPVSRRACSRRKACVVRAPCPTGSRWMPSSQTGKLGWTF, from the coding sequence GTGCTTGAGGATGCCGGGGTTGACTGGCGCATTTATCAGGATCCGAACGACAACTGGACCGGAGCGATGCACGGCGGTCTGGCCTTCAAAGGCTTCCGCAACTGCAAGGCGGGCGACCCGCTCTACGAAAAGGGTATGCGGCATCACTCACTCGAAAGGCTGGCGCAGGACGTGAAGGACGGCACCCTACCTGCTGTTTCGTGGGTCCTTCCGTCCAAGCCGTGGTCCGAACATCCCTCTTCGTCATCCCCGATCGAGGGCGCTGAGTTCACTGCCCGCGTGCTCGACGCGCTAACGGCCAACCCGGACGTCTGGGGCAGCACGGTGTTCTTCCAGACCTTCGACGAGAATGATGGCCTGTTCGATCATCTGCCACCGGCAGCTCCCCCATCGTACAACGCCGACGGTACCGTCGCAGGAAAGGCGACCCTGCGTCTTGATGGTCATTACTTCGATGACCACGAAGATCGTCATACCTCACGCGACGACGTGATTTCAGGTCGCACCCGCCCATTCGGGCTGGGGCCTCGCGTGCCGATGTACGTTGTCTCGCCATGGAGCAAGGGCGGCTGGGTCAACAGCGAAGTGTTCGATCACACCTCTGTCGGTCAGTTTCTGGAGAAGCGCTTCGACTTGAAAATCCCGGGGATCAGCCCTTGGCATCGTGCCGTGTGCGGTGATCTCACGTCCTGCTTCGATTTTGCGAACATCGCGGATGCACGGTTTCCCGAACTTCCGGATGTGTCCGGCTCGATTGCCATTATCGCCCGGCATCAACAGCAGCCGCGCATCCTTCCCCCCGTGAGCCGCAGGGCTTGTTCCAGGAGGAAGGCCTGCGTCGTTCGCGCGCCTTGCCCTACCGGCTCGCGGTGGATGCCATCTTCACAGACAGGGAAGTTAGGCTGGACTTTCTGA
- a CDS encoding ABC transporter permease: MGGSDGRAAETTQECCVTLAGSRAFPKPRIWLLALVVLAMVSAPRMEFGRVAVALSAAAGPTTKAGLSRFWPPQIETRTDVAGLPGLDPENLPPLARLETSTAPVQELDPETLRPRTLLAQRTWLVSPLGYLGEVALRMVETIEIGLWGTILAVLWGFPLAFARSLAIAMPRPMQSAARMSCSALRALPELLVALLLVGTIGFGPAAGVLALGIHAAGFIGRFYADAFDDADQRPIEALRSTGAGRMTVFALAVLPQVRTSLASATLYILDRNVRMATVIGIVGAGGIGQELKGRIDLYDFGHATTIVFAIFIVVAILDEFATYLRKRQSS; this comes from the coding sequence ATGGGGGGCAGTGATGGACGAGCTGCCGAAACCACGCAGGAGTGCTGCGTGACGCTGGCCGGATCTCGCGCATTCCCGAAGCCGCGCATCTGGCTGCTCGCCCTCGTTGTGCTCGCCATGGTAAGCGCGCCGCGCATGGAGTTCGGCCGAGTGGCCGTGGCACTTTCCGCAGCAGCAGGTCCGACCACCAAGGCAGGTTTATCACGGTTCTGGCCACCCCAGATCGAGACACGGACCGATGTAGCCGGTCTGCCGGGTCTTGATCCCGAAAACCTGCCACCGCTTGCTCGGCTCGAAACCTCGACCGCGCCCGTACAAGAGCTTGATCCTGAAACGCTGCGACCGAGGACCCTGCTCGCGCAGCGGACATGGCTCGTATCGCCACTCGGCTACCTTGGCGAGGTAGCCTTGCGCATGGTCGAGACGATCGAGATCGGGTTGTGGGGCACCATCCTGGCAGTATTGTGGGGCTTTCCGCTTGCCTTTGCACGGTCCCTTGCAATCGCAATGCCTCGCCCCATGCAGAGTGCCGCGCGAATGTCCTGCTCGGCCTTGCGGGCCCTGCCCGAATTGCTGGTGGCGTTGCTGCTCGTTGGCACGATCGGCTTTGGACCTGCAGCTGGAGTGCTTGCTCTCGGCATCCACGCAGCTGGCTTCATCGGGCGCTTCTACGCCGATGCCTTCGACGACGCAGACCAGCGTCCAATCGAGGCCCTGCGGTCGACCGGTGCAGGCCGAATGACGGTCTTCGCGCTGGCGGTGCTTCCGCAGGTGCGCACCAGCCTCGCTTCAGCAACACTCTATATCCTGGACCGCAACGTGCGCATGGCGACCGTCATCGGCATCGTCGGAGCAGGCGGCATCGGGCAGGAATTGAAGGGCCGCATCGACCTTTACGACTTCGGCCATGCCACGACCATCGTGTTCGCCATCTTCATTGTCGTGGCCATACTCGACGAATTCGCCACTTACCTGCGCAAGCGCCAATCATCCTGA
- a CDS encoding alkaline phosphatase family protein has protein sequence MSNTRRDFLKAAAVAGTAAGLPASIARALALPAHRRTGTIKDVRHVVILMQENRSFDHYFGTMKGVRGFGDRHPVPLESGKPVWWQHNGARHLLPFHLDTKTTDALKVPGTPHSFADAQAAWNQGKFGLWPKYKTDYAMGYYRREDIPFQFALAEAFTICDAYHCSVTSGTDPNRIVFWSGAGFDPELCAEGVNSRADRSEPDNLRCWVKGHSPSLATPTHPMP, from the coding sequence ATGTCGAACACCAGACGCGATTTCCTGAAAGCGGCCGCCGTCGCCGGCACTGCAGCTGGACTGCCCGCCAGCATCGCCCGGGCGCTTGCCTTGCCCGCACATCGGCGCACCGGAACGATCAAGGACGTCAGGCACGTTGTGATCCTGATGCAGGAAAACCGTTCCTTCGATCACTATTTCGGCACGATGAAGGGCGTACGCGGCTTCGGCGATCGTCATCCGGTTCCCCTCGAAAGCGGAAAGCCAGTATGGTGGCAGCACAACGGTGCGCGACATTTGCTGCCGTTCCATCTAGATACGAAAACCACCGATGCGTTGAAAGTGCCGGGTACTCCGCACAGCTTTGCCGATGCCCAGGCTGCCTGGAACCAGGGCAAATTTGGACTGTGGCCCAAATACAAGACCGATTACGCGATGGGCTACTATCGTCGCGAGGACATCCCCTTCCAGTTCGCGTTGGCTGAAGCCTTTACTATCTGCGACGCTTACCACTGCTCGGTCACCAGCGGAACAGATCCCAACCGTATCGTGTTCTGGTCCGGCGCGGGTTTCGATCCAGAGCTGTGCGCAGAAGGCGTCAATTCACGGGCGGACCGTAGCGAGCCAGACAATTTGCGCTGCTGGGTCAAGGGGCATTCCCCGAGCCTGGCTACACCTACGCATCCAATGCCCTGA
- a CDS encoding phospholipase domain-containing protein — protein MDAIFTDREVRLDFLNDGTVGVVYHVYDRLHLDKIPRRFTVEPGKRLDDVWSLEGGTACDLWVLGPNGFVRHVIVQSDQPSALPRVRLRQIPRRPKLAVVLHNPAPAPVEVRFDHDAYGTAAARRLMIGALAEQTVGWDASASYDWYDFTILAEGLSLRSAGRIEHGANGVSDPLMAATFAKEA, from the coding sequence GTGGATGCCATCTTCACAGACAGGGAAGTTAGGCTGGACTTTCTGAACGATGGCACCGTCGGCGTGGTCTACCACGTCTACGACCGTCTTCACCTCGACAAGATCCCGAGACGTTTTACTGTCGAACCGGGCAAGCGGCTTGATGACGTCTGGTCGCTTGAAGGCGGCACTGCCTGTGACCTATGGGTTCTGGGGCCGAACGGATTCGTTCGTCACGTTATAGTCCAGTCCGACCAGCCATCCGCCTTGCCCCGTGTGCGCCTGCGACAGATACCAAGGCGTCCGAAGCTGGCGGTGGTACTGCACAACCCGGCACCTGCGCCGGTAGAAGTTCGCTTCGATCACGATGCCTATGGCACCGCTGCCGCCCGTCGCCTGATGATAGGCGCCTTAGCAGAGCAAACCGTAGGGTGGGACGCCTCCGCGAGTTACGACTGGTACGACTTCACGATCCTCGCAGAAGGTCTCTCCCTTCGCTCGGCAGGTCGCATTGAGCACGGCGCAAACGGCGTGAGCGATCCGCTCATGGCGGCCACTTTTGCGAAGGAAGCGTAA